From one Butyricimonas faecihominis genomic stretch:
- a CDS encoding SusC/RagA family TonB-linked outer membrane protein, with the protein MKLTFFFLVIGLLEVHASAIGQVKVVNLDVKDMTLRHVFDELKRQTDLDFFFSNRELDMNSKVTIQVQKTDLMEVLSRLLGREYQFELLEGMVIIKPVFARDSVQVKSITLRGFVQDEKNQPMPGVTIQLAGTAVGTATDAHGKFAVKIPMLKGKLEFSFVGYKKQIVEFTEKTAKDTIRVTLQEEVVGVDEVVVRAYGTQNRKEVVSAISSIKAEDMKELPTANLMNMLQGRVAGLNIINQSGAPGSASVVAIRGFNSLLTDGASDGSPLYVVDGVPMHSFVSPVTGTNTMADIDPSMIESVEVLKDASAASIYGSRAGNGVILITTKKGRVGETKFSANVSYTASRLMASPLQTGGRLERWWEIQNMRHYSAPGNDNTIPGLVYPMSHSEAYKKFGEYDKFWGNGHGKVNVIDYLQDSLNPFFNNQTNWWDYAFRKGEITNANLQASGGSKRFTYMMGAGWFAETGIMNSSSYQRINVMANLSATPSEKLRMDMQLYGAYVDRSRNTRHALNHNRFEHMTVQPTKQSTLYPASREGVDAWLDDMNKTVDKSDDLRGMGSIYLEYKLFKGLTFSAKGSVDYSQGNRNTFTPSDLDKINHENKSEGNIMRSIAMSNEELLRYKLTLNEQHNFELLLGFNVERNQTYTIGGWGKGGASDYVYYYNPDLSVDVRDYGMLVEDWRATRSYSSSFTEKAMVSYFGRFSYNWKQRYLMEFTFRRDGSSTFGEANKWANFPSLGLGWAFSQESFMKWANFLDWGKLRASYGTSGQVFNDPYMAHGLMRVVKGPFQGESGITAGSAISPDLTWEKSEQYNIGLDLDMLNYRLKVKLDYYYKLTSSLIYSVPLPETILLVNKRTENAMEVSNEGIELELEADILREGPISWRMKFNASRNWNRFEKSYSKRDEGGMVIGRPLFGIYVYDAEGFYNSEDEVPVYYDIWGNKKYFGGVSCASPMSGKVGTYKIKDLNGDNMINGSDMYYAGTPQPKAHGGWVNEIRWKNFDLSMLFNYELGRKMINAREYTISTGPKFVDIANLSYWEKPGDHAKLARMGTATDVMMDSNIENVHAISLKQITLGCDLPAKWAKKISLKGARMFFTVENLFYLSNYSGANPEVIDVYKGVDFGIEYPLPRKMTVGLTLNF; encoded by the coding sequence ATGAAATTAACATTTTTCTTTTTAGTCATAGGATTGTTGGAAGTACATGCTTCTGCAATAGGCCAAGTAAAAGTTGTAAACTTGGACGTGAAAGATATGACGTTAAGGCATGTTTTTGACGAGTTAAAAAGGCAAACTGATTTGGATTTCTTTTTTAGCAATCGAGAATTGGATATGAACAGCAAGGTGACCATACAAGTTCAAAAAACGGATTTAATGGAAGTGTTGTCGCGACTTCTTGGTCGGGAATATCAATTCGAGCTTCTTGAGGGTATGGTGATCATTAAACCGGTATTTGCGAGAGATTCGGTACAAGTAAAATCTATCACGTTGCGAGGGTTCGTGCAGGATGAGAAAAATCAACCCATGCCGGGTGTGACAATCCAATTGGCAGGAACGGCTGTCGGAACGGCTACGGATGCGCATGGTAAATTTGCCGTGAAAATTCCTATGTTGAAAGGAAAATTAGAATTTTCTTTCGTGGGTTACAAAAAACAAATTGTTGAATTCACGGAGAAAACGGCAAAGGACACGATTCGGGTTACCCTGCAAGAGGAAGTCGTGGGTGTCGATGAAGTCGTTGTACGGGCCTATGGTACTCAAAATCGGAAAGAAGTCGTGAGTGCCATATCTTCAATCAAGGCCGAGGACATGAAGGAACTTCCAACAGCTAACTTGATGAACATGTTGCAAGGGCGTGTTGCGGGATTAAATATCATTAACCAGTCGGGAGCGCCGGGAAGTGCTTCGGTTGTAGCGATTCGGGGATTCAACTCCTTGTTAACGGATGGGGCGAGTGACGGTTCCCCTTTGTACGTGGTTGATGGTGTGCCCATGCATTCTTTTGTATCCCCGGTGACGGGAACGAACACGATGGCTGACATAGACCCGTCGATGATCGAATCGGTTGAAGTGCTGAAAGATGCCTCTGCCGCATCCATTTACGGTTCCCGTGCGGGTAACGGGGTAATCTTAATTACCACGAAAAAGGGACGTGTGGGAGAAACTAAATTCTCGGCGAACGTCTCTTATACTGCTTCTCGATTAATGGCTTCTCCCCTGCAAACAGGAGGGCGCTTAGAGAGGTGGTGGGAAATTCAAAATATGCGTCACTATTCGGCTCCGGGCAATGATAATACGATTCCCGGCTTAGTTTATCCCATGTCACATTCCGAGGCGTATAAAAAATTCGGGGAGTATGATAAATTCTGGGGTAACGGACATGGAAAAGTCAACGTGATTGATTATTTGCAGGATAGCTTGAACCCCTTCTTTAATAACCAAACGAATTGGTGGGATTACGCTTTTCGAAAAGGAGAGATTACCAATGCTAATCTTCAGGCAAGTGGTGGTTCAAAACGTTTTACCTACATGATGGGTGCCGGTTGGTTTGCGGAAACGGGGATTATGAACTCAAGTTCATATCAACGTATCAACGTGATGGCTAACTTGTCTGCGACACCGAGTGAAAAGCTACGTATGGATATGCAGTTGTATGGTGCGTACGTGGATCGTAGTAGGAATACCCGTCATGCGCTAAATCACAATCGTTTCGAACACATGACCGTGCAGCCAACCAAACAGAGTACACTTTATCCAGCCTCGCGAGAGGGAGTAGATGCTTGGTTGGATGATATGAACAAGACTGTTGACAAGAGTGATGACTTGCGTGGGATGGGAAGCATTTACTTGGAATACAAATTATTCAAAGGATTGACCTTTTCGGCTAAAGGAAGTGTCGATTATTCACAGGGAAATAGGAACACGTTTACTCCAAGCGATTTGGATAAGATTAACCACGAGAATAAATCAGAAGGCAATATCATGCGTTCTATCGCTATGTCAAATGAAGAGTTGTTACGCTACAAATTGACTTTAAATGAACAACACAATTTCGAGTTGTTGTTGGGATTCAACGTGGAAAGAAACCAAACTTACACGATTGGTGGTTGGGGTAAAGGAGGAGCCAGTGACTACGTGTATTACTACAATCCGGATTTGAGTGTGGATGTGAGAGATTATGGTATGTTGGTAGAGGACTGGCGAGCCACTCGTTCGTATAGTTCTTCTTTCACGGAAAAGGCGATGGTCAGCTATTTCGGTCGTTTCAGTTACAACTGGAAACAACGCTATTTGATGGAATTCACCTTCCGTCGTGACGGGTCGTCTACTTTCGGGGAGGCTAACAAGTGGGCGAACTTCCCTTCGCTTGGATTAGGTTGGGCATTCTCGCAAGAAAGCTTTATGAAATGGGCTAACTTCTTGGATTGGGGAAAACTACGTGCCAGTTACGGGACTTCAGGACAAGTGTTTAACGATCCTTACATGGCTCATGGTTTGATGCGTGTTGTTAAGGGACCTTTCCAAGGCGAAAGTGGAATTACGGCAGGTTCGGCCATTAGTCCGGATTTAACTTGGGAAAAATCGGAGCAATACAATATCGGGTTGGATTTGGATATGTTGAATTATCGTTTGAAAGTCAAGTTGGACTATTACTATAAATTGACCTCGTCCTTGATTTACAGCGTTCCACTTCCGGAAACTATTTTGTTGGTGAACAAGCGTACGGAAAATGCAATGGAAGTATCGAACGAGGGAATAGAGTTAGAATTAGAAGCAGATATTTTGCGAGAAGGCCCTATAAGCTGGCGAATGAAATTCAATGCTTCACGAAACTGGAATCGCTTTGAAAAATCATACAGCAAAAGAGATGAAGGCGGTATGGTCATCGGGCGTCCTTTATTCGGGATATACGTGTACGATGCTGAAGGATTCTACAACTCAGAAGATGAAGTGCCGGTCTATTATGATATTTGGGGGAATAAGAAATATTTTGGAGGCGTCTCTTGTGCTTCACCGATGAGTGGTAAGGTTGGAACCTACAAGATTAAAGATTTGAATGGTGACAACATGATTAATGGTAGTGATATGTACTATGCCGGAACACCGCAACCGAAAGCGCATGGGGGATGGGTTAACGAGATCCGTTGGAAAAACTTCGATTTGAGTATGTTGTTCAACTACGAGTTGGGGCGTAAGATGATCAATGCCCGGGAGTATACCATATCTACCGGTCCTAAGTTCGTGGATATTGCCAATTTGTCTTATTGGGAAAAGCCGGGTGATCATGCAAAATTGGCTCGTATGGGTACGGCAACAGACGTGATGATGGATAGTAATATCGAGAACGTGCATGCGATCAGTTTGAAGCAGATTACTTTGGGATGTGATTTGCCTGCCAAATGGGCTAAAAAAATCAGTCTGAAAGGAGCTCGTATGTTCTTTACGGTAGAAAACTTGTTCTATTTGAGTAATTATTCGGGGGCGAATCCGGAAGTGATTGACGTGTACAAGGGAGTGGACTTTGGTATCGAGTACCCGTTACCTCGTAAGATGACGGTTGGTTTAACTTTAAATTTCTAA
- a CDS encoding RagB/SusD family nutrient uptake outer membrane protein, with amino-acid sequence MRSIYICILSMVLLFGCADVINVEPENDTTFTNYFKTTKDAEALLTSLQLDIRSMMCETGEQNPHLFAGEMIDSAVSRYISGPRTLDYTYYVNKSWEKFYRVINSADLILDNLHRFPLTEEELKPWELQACFAKGVAYFLLAQRWGEVPITKGTTYFGKLARSSVHDVLEEATKWALKALELPVYEELVDDEGKSRTTKQYGSKGAAAALLAHLYAWRATIEEQPEYLVEAERYCTMIIENQAGNYALAASPEAVCTEVMKRGSRESIWEVHRTLEDDAIDSYSSAYASEVYVGIPTYYTNINQYYNLMLFKSHVREMFDPEDRRREAYFWGVEADSLFTVQTADKILKCVLSYGTNDHVVGKFRIKERKETYINKFRYGIIETDPYWGTQRYLGMDMNKVIWRLADIMLLRAECRARQNNPDAVIDLNEIRKRAYGNDEHKYTAAEGDLQLAIFREREKELLFEDHRFYDIRRNGIDYVRRELPEAFGKLTDQDIKDGALYMDIALKAMTNNDLMRHNVYWNKFLQK; translated from the coding sequence ATGAGGAGCATATATATTTGTATATTAAGCATGGTTTTGTTATTCGGGTGTGCGGATGTGATCAACGTGGAACCGGAGAACGATACAACCTTTACCAATTATTTTAAGACAACGAAAGATGCGGAGGCTTTGTTGACTTCCCTGCAGTTGGATATACGAAGCATGATGTGCGAGACAGGAGAACAAAACCCGCATTTATTTGCAGGAGAGATGATCGATTCAGCCGTGAGTAGGTACATTAGCGGGCCTCGTACATTGGATTACACGTATTACGTGAATAAATCATGGGAGAAATTTTACAGGGTGATCAATTCGGCTGATTTGATTTTGGACAACCTGCATCGTTTCCCCTTGACCGAAGAGGAGTTGAAACCTTGGGAATTACAGGCTTGTTTTGCTAAAGGTGTGGCTTACTTCCTTTTAGCACAACGTTGGGGTGAGGTTCCTATCACGAAAGGTACGACCTATTTTGGTAAACTTGCGAGAAGTTCCGTGCATGATGTATTAGAAGAAGCGACTAAATGGGCGTTAAAAGCCTTGGAATTGCCTGTTTATGAGGAGTTGGTAGATGATGAGGGGAAGAGCCGGACAACCAAACAATATGGAAGTAAAGGAGCGGCTGCGGCCTTGTTGGCTCATCTTTACGCATGGCGGGCCACGATCGAGGAACAACCGGAATATTTGGTTGAAGCCGAAAGATACTGCACGATGATCATTGAGAATCAAGCGGGGAATTATGCCTTGGCAGCTTCACCGGAAGCCGTTTGCACAGAAGTCATGAAACGTGGCAGTCGCGAATCGATCTGGGAAGTTCACAGAACATTGGAGGATGATGCGATTGACTCTTATTCTTCCGCGTATGCCTCGGAAGTTTACGTGGGCATTCCTACCTATTATACCAATATCAATCAATACTACAACTTGATGCTTTTCAAAAGTCATGTACGGGAAATGTTCGATCCGGAAGACCGACGTCGAGAGGCTTATTTTTGGGGAGTTGAAGCGGATTCTTTATTCACGGTACAGACTGCCGATAAGATATTGAAATGCGTGTTATCGTATGGTACGAATGATCACGTGGTAGGGAAATTTAGAATAAAAGAACGTAAAGAAACGTACATAAATAAATTCCGTTATGGTATCATCGAGACCGATCCGTATTGGGGAACACAGCGTTATCTCGGGATGGATATGAATAAAGTCATTTGGCGATTGGCAGATATCATGTTGCTTCGGGCAGAGTGTCGCGCTCGTCAGAATAACCCGGATGCGGTAATCGATTTGAACGAGATTCGGAAAAGGGCGTATGGGAACGATGAACACAAGTATACGGCTGCGGAAGGCGATTTACAATTGGCTATCTTCAGAGAAAGGGAAAAAGAGTTGTTATTTGAAGATCACCGTTTTTATGATATTCGGCGTAACGGCATTGACTACGTGCGGAGAGAGCTACCGGAAGCTTTCGGGAAACTGACAGATCAAGATATTAAGGATGGAGCTCTATATATGGATATAGCCCTTAAAGCGATGACAAATAACGATTTAATGCGTCATAATGTG